A window from Leptothermofonsia sichuanensis E412 encodes these proteins:
- a CDS encoding glycosyltransferase family 39 protein has protein sequence MRFPTWLKVTLVVLLLIGVVFRFVNLNHKVYWHDEVYTSMRAAGYTRGEIDQALFQNHVIPIGELQKFQQIKPASTLADTVHSLAVEDPQHPPLYFAIARFWMQGFGSSLTPSRLLPALISLLALPLMYALAWELFTSHGVALLATALLALSPFDVLFAQTARQYSLLTVMVIASQWLLLRALRGAVKERRSREADCQRGALAWGWYALSVALGLYTQPFFGLTVMGQAVYVGVDVLAETRRSIGQQPRYAHPGRVCRRFCLAIAAGVMLFAPWLAVLLTNRQRALATTDWSQISPGIDYLVKLWVLSFTSLFFDLDVGFNNPLTFLLRVPALLLIGISLYTLCHRCDRSTWLLIVTSILVPFLVLALPDLIIGGKRSAVSRYLVSCYPGIQLAVAYFLATGFSRWRHNTLDSQFRSLGLVKLWLWNSSFVLLVLGSLASLTVSAASYTWWNKDLSYFNRETAQVIRNASAPIVISDIGDDFTNTGDLISLSYLLDKSVPLLLSDRDVNWVKTADFDARIRGATAIAFRPSQPLRKTLDQTYGYMPRLHPAERLWQVPQNSQRDGKLREES, from the coding sequence GTGCGTTTCCCCACCTGGCTGAAGGTCACTCTGGTTGTTCTGCTGCTGATTGGTGTTGTCTTTCGCTTCGTTAACCTCAACCATAAGGTGTACTGGCACGATGAAGTTTATACTTCAATGCGTGCGGCAGGTTACACCCGTGGGGAAATTGATCAGGCGCTATTCCAGAACCACGTCATTCCCATTGGCGAACTGCAAAAGTTTCAGCAAATTAAGCCAGCCAGCACACTTGCAGATACGGTGCATTCCCTGGCAGTGGAAGACCCCCAGCATCCGCCGCTCTACTTTGCGATCGCCCGCTTCTGGATGCAGGGGTTCGGCAGTTCCCTGACCCCATCTCGCCTCCTGCCAGCCTTAATCAGCCTGCTGGCATTGCCGTTGATGTACGCCCTTGCCTGGGAGTTGTTTACCTCCCATGGGGTAGCACTGCTGGCAACAGCCCTGCTTGCACTCTCGCCCTTTGATGTGCTGTTTGCCCAGACAGCCCGACAGTACAGTTTGCTGACGGTCATGGTAATTGCCAGTCAATGGTTACTTTTACGGGCACTCCGGGGAGCGGTGAAGGAGCGGCGAAGCAGAGAAGCAGACTGCCAGAGGGGGGCGCTTGCCTGGGGATGGTATGCATTATCAGTTGCGTTGGGATTGTATACGCAACCATTTTTTGGGCTAACCGTCATGGGGCAGGCGGTCTACGTGGGTGTGGACGTGCTGGCAGAAACTCGCCGCTCCATTGGGCAACAGCCCCGATATGCCCATCCAGGTCGAGTATGCCGACGATTCTGCCTGGCGATCGCCGCCGGAGTCATGCTGTTTGCGCCCTGGCTGGCGGTCCTGCTGACGAACCGCCAACGGGCACTGGCAACAACCGATTGGTCACAAATTTCTCCTGGTATTGATTACCTGGTAAAACTGTGGGTCCTCAGCTTTACTTCCCTCTTCTTTGACCTGGATGTAGGTTTTAATAATCCGTTGACGTTTCTACTGCGCGTTCCAGCCCTGCTGTTGATTGGCATTTCCCTTTACACACTCTGTCATCGGTGCGATCGCTCCACCTGGCTTCTGATTGTCACGTCTATTCTGGTGCCGTTTCTGGTACTGGCACTGCCAGACCTGATTATAGGCGGTAAACGGTCAGCAGTTAGCCGTTATCTCGTCTCCTGCTATCCCGGGATTCAACTGGCTGTTGCCTACTTTTTGGCGACTGGGTTCTCCCGCTGGCGGCACAATACGCTGGATTCCCAGTTCCGGTCTCTCGGTTTAGTCAAGCTGTGGCTCTGGAACAGTTCTTTTGTCCTCCTCGTCCTGGGTAGCCTGGCATCGCTGACCGTCAGTGCTGCTTCCTATACCTGGTGGAATAAGGATTTGAGCTACTTCAACCGGGAAACCGCTCAGGTCATCCGCAACGCTTCTGCACCAATCGTGATTAGTGATATTGGGGATGACTTTACCAACACTGGTGACTTAATTTCCCTCAGCTATTTGCTTGACAAATCGGTTCCCCTTTTACTGTCAGACAGGGATGTCAACTGGGTCAAAACAGCGGACTTTGATGCCAGAATTCGGGGGGCAACGGCGATCGCCTTTCGCCCCTCCCAACCGTTGAGGAAAACCCTGGATCAAACCTATGGGTATATGCCCCGATTACATCCGGCAGAACGGCTCTGGCAAGTACCCCAAAATAGTCAGAGGGATGGCAAGTTGCGAGAAGAATCGTGA
- a CDS encoding PEP-CTERM sorting domain-containing protein (PEP-CTERM proteins occur, often in large numbers, in the proteomes of bacteria that also encode an exosortase, a predicted intramembrane cysteine proteinase. The presence of a PEP-CTERM domain at a protein's C-terminus predicts cleavage within the sorting domain, followed by covalent anchoring to some some component of the (usually Gram-negative) cell surface. Many PEP-CTERM proteins exhibit an unusual sequence composition that includes large numbers of potential glycosylation sites. Expression of one such protein has been shown restore the ability of a bacterium to form floc, a type of biofilm.) yields MKFNQVPAILGLATAAIAPAIIVHSAPASAATFRLFSGVTSVFLDLPTLETVGLSLTGASDTVDPVSSDFLVGFPITPATTFTFSFDSGSGFAPVSGTIEHSGSVTFNNALTLGNFSIGFDPARAVGDASGFFVRDTITLGAILFDLATPSSLTFADDNLAVQGNLLVSPELAGVLGNSGLAGATIGVASVNGEAVPEPATIMGVLAAGGFLAASRRRALKK; encoded by the coding sequence ATGAAATTTAATCAGGTTCCTGCCATCCTTGGTCTGGCAACTGCCGCTATTGCCCCGGCGATCATCGTTCACTCTGCGCCAGCCAGTGCTGCCACCTTCCGCCTCTTTTCGGGGGTGACGAGTGTCTTTCTCGATTTGCCGACACTGGAGACGGTTGGTTTATCGCTCACCGGAGCAAGTGATACGGTTGACCCTGTTTCCAGTGATTTTCTGGTTGGGTTTCCGATTACACCTGCAACGACCTTCACCTTTAGCTTTGACAGTGGGAGTGGTTTCGCGCCAGTTAGCGGCACAATTGAGCATAGTGGCTCAGTCACATTCAACAATGCACTGACTCTGGGTAATTTCTCCATTGGGTTTGATCCAGCCCGTGCGGTTGGAGATGCCAGTGGATTCTTCGTGAGAGATACGATTACGCTTGGAGCAATCCTGTTTGATCTGGCAACTCCCAGCAGTCTCACCTTTGCCGATGACAATCTGGCAGTTCAAGGAAACCTGCTGGTTTCTCCTGAACTGGCAGGTGTTCTGGGTAACAGTGGTCTTGCTGGGGCCACCATCGGAGTTGCCAGTGTCAACGGAGAGGCTGTGCCTGAGCCAGCTACGATTATGGGCGTATTGGCTGCCGGTGGATTTTTAGCTGCCAGCCGTCGCCGTGCCCTGAAAAAGTAA
- a CDS encoding MGH1-like glycoside hydrolase domain-containing protein — MPQTQEEIRLEEALTHQAHWRRWGPYLSDRQWGTVREDYSPYGSAWDYFSHDQARSRAYRWGEDGLLGISDNHQRLCFAIALWNGEDPILKERLFGLTGNEGNHGEDVKEYYFYLDNTPTHAYMKALYKYPHRAFPYAQLVEENRRRNRREPEFELLDTGIFDDNRYFDIFVEYAKQSAEDILIQITAINRGSEAKILHLLPTLWFRNTWSWNGDQSKPILHRIDAKAGINIVGAVHPQLGKRWLYARGESELLFTENETNRERLFGTPNTSAYVKDGINDYVVNGYKDAVNLDQRGTKAAVHYILFLAPQESRTIQLRLTDAPPDRFGLPVADSQLNVQAGALTSDIQDSGSPFHKFEAILTTRQQEADAFYQRITPFPLDEDRRTVQRQAFAGMLWCKQYYHYVVEDWLKGDAAAPPPPAERKRGRNREWFHFYADDILSMCDKWEYPWFAAWDLAFHCITLAMIDPDFAKYQLDVLTREWYMHPNGQIPAYEWAFGDVNPPVHAWAAWRVYKIERKMYGKADRQFLERVFQKLMLNFTWWVNRKDIEGNNVFQGGFLGLDNIGVFDRSANLPTGGHIDQSDGTSWMAMYCLNMLAIALELAKMNPVYEDIATKFFEHYLYIADAMNHIGDQEVALWNEADGFYYDVLHLPDDRQIAMKVRSMVGLIPLFAVETLEPETLEQLPDFKKRLEWFIQNRPDLRRNVACMETKGLEARRLLAIVSQDKLRRILQKMLDESEFFGEYGIRAVSRFHADHPYTFYANGVECRVDYEPAESSSGLFGGNSNWRGPLWFPVNFLLIESLQKFHHYLGDDFKVECPTGSGQMRSLWDIASEMSQRLTRIFLKNPVGQRPVYGGTEKFQTDPHWQDLILFYEYFHGDNGAGIGASHQTGWTGLVAKLIQQLGKHSQSET, encoded by the coding sequence ATGCCACAAACTCAAGAGGAAATCCGGTTAGAAGAGGCTCTGACTCACCAGGCTCACTGGCGTCGATGGGGACCCTATCTGAGCGATCGCCAGTGGGGCACGGTGCGTGAAGACTATAGCCCCTATGGGTCTGCCTGGGATTACTTCAGCCATGATCAGGCGCGTTCCCGGGCCTATCGCTGGGGGGAAGATGGATTATTGGGGATCTCCGACAACCATCAGCGGTTGTGCTTTGCGATCGCGCTCTGGAATGGTGAAGACCCCATTTTGAAGGAACGCTTATTTGGATTAACTGGAAATGAAGGTAATCATGGAGAAGATGTCAAAGAGTACTATTTCTATCTGGACAACACCCCCACCCACGCTTACATGAAAGCCCTGTATAAGTATCCCCACAGGGCATTCCCCTATGCTCAATTGGTGGAAGAGAATCGGCGGCGAAATCGACGAGAACCAGAATTTGAACTACTGGATACAGGTATATTTGATGATAATCGCTACTTTGACATATTTGTGGAATATGCCAAGCAATCCGCTGAAGATATCTTGATCCAAATTACTGCTATCAATCGAGGATCAGAAGCAAAAATCCTGCATCTATTGCCAACGCTCTGGTTTCGCAATACCTGGTCATGGAATGGTGACCAGAGTAAGCCAATCCTGCACAGAATAGATGCTAAAGCAGGTATCAATATTGTGGGTGCAGTTCATCCCCAGTTAGGGAAACGATGGTTATATGCCCGGGGAGAATCCGAATTACTGTTTACAGAAAATGAAACCAATCGTGAGCGACTATTTGGAACTCCCAATACATCTGCTTATGTAAAGGATGGCATTAATGATTATGTGGTAAATGGTTATAAAGATGCTGTGAACCTGGATCAGCGGGGTACAAAAGCCGCTGTCCATTATATTTTGTTTCTTGCACCGCAAGAATCACGAACGATTCAGTTGCGACTCACGGATGCACCCCCAGATCGCTTTGGATTGCCGGTTGCAGATTCCCAATTGAATGTCCAGGCTGGTGCTCTGACCTCTGACATCCAGGATTCAGGATCACCTTTTCACAAATTTGAGGCTATTCTCACCACCAGGCAACAGGAAGCAGATGCATTTTACCAGCGCATCACGCCATTTCCACTGGACGAAGACAGGCGAACTGTGCAACGGCAGGCTTTTGCTGGAATGCTGTGGTGCAAACAGTACTACCATTACGTGGTTGAAGATTGGCTGAAGGGTGATGCCGCGGCTCCGCCACCCCCCGCCGAACGAAAACGGGGCAGGAATCGCGAGTGGTTTCATTTTTATGCCGATGACATTCTTTCTATGTGCGACAAGTGGGAATATCCCTGGTTTGCGGCCTGGGATCTGGCGTTCCACTGCATTACCCTGGCAATGATTGATCCTGATTTTGCTAAATATCAACTGGATGTATTGACACGGGAATGGTACATGCATCCGAATGGGCAGATTCCAGCTTACGAATGGGCATTTGGAGATGTCAATCCGCCTGTTCATGCCTGGGCAGCCTGGCGTGTATATAAAATCGAGCGAAAAATGTATGGCAAAGCAGACCGCCAGTTTTTAGAGCGCGTGTTTCAAAAACTGATGCTCAACTTTACCTGGTGGGTGAATCGTAAAGATATAGAGGGCAACAACGTCTTCCAGGGAGGTTTCCTGGGGCTGGATAACATTGGTGTGTTTGATCGTAGTGCGAACCTGCCCACTGGCGGACATATCGACCAATCCGATGGAACCAGTTGGATGGCAATGTATTGCCTCAATATGCTGGCGATCGCCCTGGAACTGGCAAAGATGAATCCAGTTTACGAAGACATTGCCACCAAGTTTTTTGAACACTACCTCTATATCGCGGATGCGATGAACCACATTGGTGACCAGGAAGTTGCTTTATGGAATGAAGCGGATGGGTTTTATTACGATGTCTTGCATTTACCCGATGATCGACAGATTGCAATGAAAGTGCGATCGATGGTTGGGTTGATTCCCCTGTTTGCGGTCGAAACCCTGGAACCCGAAACCCTGGAGCAACTCCCTGACTTTAAAAAACGACTCGAATGGTTTATCCAGAATCGCCCTGATTTGCGACGCAATGTAGCATGTATGGAGACAAAAGGGCTGGAGGCCAGGAGATTACTGGCGATCGTATCCCAGGACAAGCTCAGACGAATTCTCCAAAAAATGCTGGATGAATCCGAATTTTTTGGAGAATACGGTATTCGAGCCGTTTCCCGTTTTCATGCTGACCACCCTTATACGTTCTATGCCAATGGGGTAGAGTGCCGTGTCGATTACGAACCCGCAGAATCAAGTAGTGGACTGTTTGGTGGCAATTCCAATTGGCGCGGCCCTCTCTGGTTTCCAGTTAACTTCCTTCTGATCGAATCCCTGCAAAAGTTTCACCACTATTTGGGCGATGATTTCAAGGTTGAGTGCCCAACAGGTTCAGGACAGATGCGATCACTGTGGGACATCGCTTCTGAAATGTCTCAGCGCCTGACGCGCATCTTTCTGAAAAATCCGGTTGGGCAGCGTCCCGTTTATGGAGGTACTGAGAAATTCCAGACTGATCCCCACTGGCAAGACCTGATCCTGTTCTACGAATACTTCCACGGCGACAACGGAGCCGGTATTGGAGCCAGCCACCAGACCGGGTGGACGGGACTGGTTGCCAAGCTGATTCAACAACTGGGCAAGCACTCCCAATCGGAGACCTGA
- a CDS encoding ATP-binding protein, with translation MLSSVLDQAVDAIALVDEGGYFIEVNTAACKLLGLTPKTASTHTLSNFTGVPFDPKPQKPGDQDDNQLPQECLLSSANGVRRYVEYTLTPNVHPNRHLLILRDVTARKEQTNHALRQERQRVELFSDVTLKIRQSLHIREILQTTVTEVQRILQADRVLIYQVLPDGTGKPISEAVLPDYPQIVGMEFPEEVFPEDYQALYARGRVRAIADVHDPAAGLAACLVDFVNQFGVKAKLIVPILQTLDSSLQQPSKAQNQIWGLLIAHQCNSPRQWTDFELELMQQLADQISIALAQAQLLSQLEDRVEARTAELQQANRSLHQEIDDRIQAEAALRRSHEQMHELISLVSHELRTPLTSLHSALRILTTGQLGSLTSDGQQMLAMADDITGRLIRLVNRVLDLQRIESGNITMEKETCDAAHLVTQAVEAMQLMAKQHNIRLVTRLSPIQIWADPDYILQALTNLLSNAIKFSPPGETVYLTVEQLDAEVRFQVCDQGQGIPAHKLESIFERFQQVDSSDSRRKGGTGLGLTICRRIIEQHGGRIWAESTPGKGSTFWFTLPALRP, from the coding sequence TTGCTTTCTTCTGTTTTGGACCAGGCGGTTGATGCGATCGCCCTGGTGGATGAGGGGGGATACTTTATCGAAGTCAACACGGCTGCCTGCAAGCTTTTGGGGTTGACGCCAAAGACTGCATCAACCCATACCCTGTCCAACTTCACAGGAGTTCCATTTGACCCCAAACCACAGAAGCCGGGCGATCAGGATGACAACCAACTACCTCAGGAATGTTTGCTGTCCTCTGCAAATGGGGTTCGGCGATATGTGGAATATACCCTGACGCCCAATGTGCATCCCAATCGGCACCTGCTGATTTTGCGCGATGTCACTGCCCGCAAAGAACAGACAAATCATGCCCTGCGGCAAGAACGACAACGGGTTGAATTGTTTTCGGACGTGACACTGAAAATCCGGCAGTCGCTCCATATCAGGGAAATTCTGCAAACTACAGTGACGGAAGTCCAGCGAATTTTGCAGGCTGATCGTGTCCTGATTTACCAGGTCTTGCCCGATGGCACGGGTAAGCCAATCAGTGAGGCAGTCCTGCCTGACTATCCACAGATTGTGGGGATGGAGTTTCCAGAGGAGGTTTTCCCGGAGGACTATCAGGCACTGTATGCCCGGGGAAGAGTACGGGCGATCGCCGACGTGCATGACCCTGCTGCCGGATTAGCCGCGTGCCTGGTGGACTTTGTAAACCAGTTTGGCGTCAAAGCCAAGCTGATTGTGCCCATCCTACAAACCCTGGATTCTTCTCTTCAACAACCATCCAAAGCCCAGAATCAGATCTGGGGACTGTTGATTGCCCACCAGTGCAACAGCCCCCGACAATGGACTGACTTTGAACTGGAACTGATGCAACAACTGGCCGATCAAATCAGTATTGCGCTTGCCCAGGCTCAACTGCTGAGCCAACTGGAAGATAGGGTAGAAGCCCGCACTGCCGAACTCCAACAAGCGAATCGCAGTCTGCACCAGGAGATTGATGATCGGATACAGGCAGAAGCGGCTTTACGCCGAAGTCACGAGCAAATGCATGAATTGATTTCCCTAGTCAGCCACGAGCTTCGCACTCCTCTCACCTCCCTGCATAGTGCTTTAAGGATTCTGACTACCGGACAACTGGGCAGCCTCACCAGTGACGGACAGCAAATGCTGGCAATGGCTGATGACATTACCGGGCGGCTGATACGACTGGTTAATCGTGTTCTCGATCTGCAACGGATTGAGTCTGGAAATATCACGATGGAGAAGGAAACCTGCGATGCGGCTCACTTGGTGACTCAGGCAGTAGAGGCGATGCAGTTAATGGCAAAGCAGCATAACATCAGGCTTGTAACCAGACTCTCTCCTATCCAGATCTGGGCAGATCCTGACTATATCTTGCAGGCATTAACCAATCTGCTCAGTAATGCCATCAAATTTTCACCACCTGGAGAAACCGTTTATCTGACAGTGGAGCAGCTTGACGCCGAAGTGCGGTTCCAGGTCTGTGACCAGGGACAGGGCATCCCAGCCCACAAATTGGAAAGTATTTTTGAGCGCTTCCAACAGGTTGATTCCTCTGATTCACGCAGAAAAGGAGGCACGGGTTTGGGACTCACGATTTGTCGCAGAATTATAGAGCAACATGGCGGCAGAATTTGGGCAGAAAGTACGCCGGGTAAAGGCAGCACATTCTGGTTTACCCTGCCAGCATTGCGCCCGTGA
- a CDS encoding response regulator: protein MSTRCILIIDDEETIQTVVRFGIRMAAGWKVLTASSGAIGIQTAQIEKPDAILLDVIMPDMDGITAFKALQSHPETRHIPVIFLTAKAQATEKRQFSDLGVSGVITKPFNALDLPEHIARILHW from the coding sequence ATGTCAACCCGATGCATCCTAATTATTGATGATGAAGAAACCATTCAAACTGTGGTAAGGTTTGGCATTCGCATGGCAGCCGGTTGGAAAGTATTGACCGCCAGTTCAGGGGCCATTGGCATTCAGACCGCCCAGATCGAAAAGCCCGATGCGATTTTACTGGATGTAATAATGCCTGACATGGACGGCATCACTGCTTTTAAGGCACTTCAATCCCACCCTGAAACCAGACACATTCCGGTCATTTTTCTCACCGCAAAAGCACAGGCAACTGAAAAGCGTCAGTTTAGTGATTTGGGAGTCAGTGGCGTTATTACCAAACCGTTCAACGCGCTGGATCTGCCAGAGCACATTGCCCGCATTTTGCATTGGTAA
- a CDS encoding response regulator: MKILLVEDDDAMVGVLTRTLTDHHFVVDVVKDGENGWTYGSTFEYDLIVLDIMLPKLDGITLCQRLRTEGYTTPILLLTAQDTSTAKVKGLDAGADDYVVKPFDMAELIARIRALLRRGSTNPFPLLVWGDLLLNPSTCEVTYDGQLLNLTTKEYELLELLLRDSHHVFSAEEILDRLWSSEEFPAEATVRSHVRRLRQKLQAAGAPHDFITTLHGRGYYLRAPVQETLPPPAIPSLPAPPELANRSALGYGDDLQTDYLRFLNEIWTTTKTTSLEQLTTIAKAIKDLKGLSLSQQRQEQAQQIAHKLAGTLGIFGLTKEVQMARHLEHLLTSATPLQPKYAALLETLVQDLQQEIRKTTSIQSFYRAPEHSPLLLLVDQAADLVQALTALAATRGIRTAIASTPAEVRGWMDRELPDSILLRRSSPDCLELLQTISCQHPTLPVLVLGQGSGFAERLEVAQRGGKFLLEESVTPEQIVSWVARSLDSPQFEPKIMVVDDDQDWLQTLPTLLSPWGFKITTLADPQQFWMVLQTVVPDALVLDVNMPQINGFELCQVLRSDPHWQRLPVLFLSILSDSKTQNQAFTVGADDYLCKPVMGIDLARRILNRLQRMKVWAS, from the coding sequence ATGAAGATCTTACTGGTTGAGGACGATGATGCAATGGTTGGGGTCTTGACCAGGACTCTGACAGATCATCATTTTGTAGTGGATGTCGTCAAAGATGGGGAAAATGGTTGGACCTATGGGTCAACGTTTGAGTATGACCTGATTGTGCTGGATATCATGTTACCCAAGCTGGATGGCATCACCCTGTGCCAGCGCCTGCGGACAGAGGGATATACCACACCTATCCTGCTGCTGACTGCCCAGGATACCAGCACAGCCAAGGTTAAAGGTCTGGATGCCGGAGCGGATGACTACGTCGTCAAACCGTTTGATATGGCAGAGTTGATTGCCCGGATTCGGGCACTCCTGCGGCGGGGGAGTACCAATCCTTTTCCATTACTGGTTTGGGGCGATTTGCTGCTCAACCCAAGTACCTGTGAGGTGACCTATGATGGTCAACTTCTCAATCTGACCACCAAGGAATATGAACTGTTAGAACTTTTATTGAGAGACAGTCACCATGTTTTTAGTGCTGAGGAGATCTTAGATCGGCTCTGGTCTTCTGAGGAGTTTCCGGCAGAAGCGACTGTGCGATCGCACGTCCGTCGCTTGCGTCAAAAACTGCAAGCGGCGGGTGCGCCTCATGATTTCATCACGACCCTGCACGGGCGGGGCTATTATCTGAGAGCACCCGTGCAGGAGACGCTTCCCCCGCCTGCAATCCCCTCTTTACCTGCTCCACCGGAACTGGCAAACCGGTCTGCCCTGGGCTATGGGGATGACTTGCAAACCGACTATCTGAGGTTTCTCAACGAAATCTGGACAACGACGAAAACCACTAGCCTGGAGCAACTTACAACCATAGCAAAAGCCATTAAGGACTTGAAGGGATTATCCCTCAGTCAGCAGCGGCAGGAACAGGCCCAGCAGATTGCCCACAAGCTGGCAGGAACATTGGGTATTTTTGGACTGACGAAGGAAGTCCAAATGGCACGCCATCTGGAACATTTGCTGACCAGCGCCACTCCCCTGCAACCCAAATATGCGGCGCTGCTTGAAACCCTGGTACAGGACTTACAGCAGGAAATTCGTAAAACAACGTCCATCCAATCGTTCTACCGAGCACCAGAGCATTCACCGCTGCTGCTGCTGGTGGATCAGGCGGCAGACCTGGTTCAGGCATTAACAGCCCTGGCGGCAACCCGGGGAATTCGCACAGCGATCGCCTCAACCCCCGCTGAGGTTAGAGGTTGGATGGATAGAGAACTTCCCGATTCAATCTTACTGCGGCGCTCTTCCCCTGATTGTCTGGAGTTGTTACAGACTATCTCCTGCCAGCACCCTACCCTGCCAGTTCTGGTGTTGGGTCAGGGCAGTGGGTTTGCTGAACGCCTGGAAGTCGCCCAGCGGGGAGGTAAGTTTTTGCTGGAAGAGTCTGTGACACCAGAGCAGATCGTATCCTGGGTGGCGCGATCGCTTGATAGCCCCCAGTTTGAGCCTAAAATTATGGTTGTGGATGATGACCAGGACTGGCTCCAGACGTTGCCCACCCTGCTGAGTCCCTGGGGATTTAAGATCACCACACTGGCTGACCCGCAGCAATTCTGGATGGTTTTGCAAACCGTGGTTCCAGATGCGCTGGTGCTGGATGTAAATATGCCACAGATTAATGGGTTTGAACTTTGCCAGGTCTTGCGCAGTGACCCCCACTGGCAGCGACTGCCTGTGTTATTCCTCAGCATCCTGTCCGATTCTAAAACCCAAAACCAGGCATTTACAGTCGGTGCTGATGATTATTTGTGCAAACCTGTGATGGGTATTGACCTTGCCAGGCGAATTCTAAATCGGTTACAGCGTATGAAGGTGTGGGCAAGCTAA
- a CDS encoding phycocyanobilin:ferredoxin oxidoreductase, producing the protein MNNPAKASLREQQQPLIRKLADCIEDIWQRHLDLSPYVVPEGLGYVEGNLEGDRLVIENHCYQTPQFRKLHLELAQVGNSLDILHCVMFPNPAYALPIFGADLVGARGAISAAIADLSPINSDRSLPEKYHTALAALPPVQFSQPRELPQWGDIFSEFCLFVRPSGSQEEQAFLQRVQEFLTLHCQIARTEAPLNSQPAIEDVLAGQKYYCLKQQQNDKTRRVLEKSFGSEWTEQYMTTMLFDYSSSHQS; encoded by the coding sequence ATGAATAACCCGGCCAAAGCTTCCCTGCGCGAACAGCAGCAACCCTTGATTCGCAAACTGGCAGACTGCATTGAGGACATCTGGCAGCGACATCTTGACCTGTCCCCTTATGTTGTCCCAGAAGGGTTGGGTTATGTGGAAGGAAACCTTGAAGGCGATCGCCTGGTGATTGAAAACCATTGCTATCAGACCCCCCAGTTTCGGAAACTCCACCTGGAACTGGCGCAGGTCGGTAATTCCTTAGATATTCTTCACTGCGTTATGTTTCCCAATCCAGCCTATGCCCTGCCCATCTTTGGCGCAGACCTGGTGGGGGCACGGGGTGCAATCAGCGCGGCGATCGCCGATCTTTCTCCCATCAATAGCGATCGTTCCCTGCCAGAAAAGTATCACACTGCCCTTGCGGCCTTACCTCCTGTGCAGTTTTCCCAACCCCGTGAGTTGCCCCAGTGGGGCGACATTTTTTCGGAATTCTGCCTGTTTGTGCGCCCATCGGGCAGTCAAGAGGAACAGGCTTTTCTTCAACGAGTCCAGGAATTTTTGACACTGCACTGCCAGATTGCCCGTACAGAGGCGCCCCTGAATTCCCAGCCAGCGATCGAGGATGTACTGGCAGGACAGAAATATTACTGCCTCAAACAGCAACAGAATGACAAAACCCGGCGGGTTCTGGAAAAATCCTTCGGCTCTGAATGGACGGAGCAGTACATGACCACCATGCTGTTTGACTACAGCAGTAGCCATCAAAGTTAA
- a CDS encoding phycocyanin subunit beta: MLDAFTRVVSQADTRGEYVTDSQIDALKNMVSEGSKRLDVVNRITGSASAIVADAARALFAEQPQLIAPGGNAYTNRRMAACLRDMEIILRYVTYAIFTGDASVLDDRCLNGLRETYAALGVPGASVATGVNKMKESAIRIANDPNGVTRGDCSALMAELGSYFDRAAAAVG, encoded by the coding sequence ATGCTAGACGCGTTTACTAGAGTGGTTTCTCAGGCAGATACCCGAGGCGAGTATGTAACCGATTCTCAAATCGATGCCCTGAAGAATATGGTGTCTGAAGGCAGCAAGCGCCTGGATGTTGTAAACCGGATTACCGGCAGCGCTTCTGCGATTGTTGCTGATGCTGCACGGGCACTGTTTGCAGAACAGCCCCAGTTGATTGCTCCTGGTGGTAATGCTTACACCAACCGTCGGATGGCTGCTTGCCTGCGTGACATGGAAATCATTCTGCGCTACGTCACCTACGCTATCTTCACTGGCGATGCCAGCGTTCTGGACGATCGCTGCCTCAACGGTCTGCGTGAAACCTACGCCGCTCTGGGTGTTCCCGGTGCTTCTGTGGCAACAGGCGTCAACAAGATGAAGGAATCTGCTATCAGAATCGCTAACGACCCCAATGGTGTAACCCGGGGTGATTGCAGCGCTCTGATGGCTGAACTGGGCAGCTACTTTGATCGCGCTGCCGCAGCGGTGGGCTAA